ATCTCCAGTAGCTGGGCATTCAGCTGGCGCTGGGCACGATGCTGGCGGTATAAAGTGTTCCCAACAGCCCCACTTAGCGCCAGCAGAAGCAGCAGGTACACAGCGTGGCGTTTCATCGGGAACGGGGTTTTACGATGTAATAGGGAACATCGAGCTGAATGGTAGTATCAGAGGGGTAATTCCGAAGTCGAATGAGGCCCCGCCACTGGGCTCGCACCGTGTCGGGTCGGCCGGGCCGCAGCGGCGGTACCCGAAACGCCACCGTGCCCTGCCCATCATAGCCCACGGCAATGGCCCGACCGTCGACGCTCATCTTGGGATTGGCGTTGGCAGCGGCGTGCGTCAGGAAAAGCTTGGCCTCGTACACGCCACCCGGCGCCACGGTGTTGGAAACGGCCACCGCCATGGCGCCTATTTTGTCGAAAAAAATTGCGCAGGACCCCACTTTCTGAGCCTGCTGCTGCAAGGCGGCACTTGCCAGCCGGTGCGTGGCGGCTTCGAGGCGCGCTAGGCTGCCGAGTGCGGCAGCCAGGGGCGCGCCGTCGCGGTATAGCCAGGTTGTTTCAGGCAGCGGCGACGTTGCGGGCGCCAAGGCCGGGACACTGGGAACGTAGGCCTGAATGAAAGACGAATATCGGTTGAGCGCCTGCCCAAGCTTCGTGGCGCGGTCGGCCGGAACAGCCGTGGCCGCCTGCGGGTGCTTCAACATGCCGCGCGCCGATTCGTGCGATTCGGCGCGCAACGCTTGCTGCCACTGGCGCAGGGTGTCGGCCAGCGAGCGGCTGCGGTTAAGAATCTGCTCACTTTGGGAGAGCACCACCACATCGCGGGCCTGAAAGCGGTTGCGCGCCACATAGTAGGCGATGCCGCGGACGGTTGAGGCGTTGGCTTTAGCCCGTTGCGCGCTGTAAGCGGCCAGTCGGCCATCGAGAGCTGCGATTTCAGTGAGCACGGCCGCCTGCTGAACGTTTCCGAGATGAAATCTCCACGCTGCCACGCCTAGCCCGACGAGGGCAGCAAACAGCGTTAATGCGGACGTCTTTTTCATGCCTGGCAAGCAGTTTTGGCGTTTTGCAACACTACACCAACGCAAACTTCTTCCCCGGCATTGCCCGCACCACGCCCCTAAACTCCAACCCCAACAGCAGCGAAGCCACGGCATAAATGGCCAGTTGTGCTTGCCAGGCAATGTCGTCCATGTGCAGCTCACGGCCCGGCGCGGCGGCCAGCACGGTGATGACGGCAAATTCCTCGGCCGTAAAATCATCGGCCGAGTAGGAGGGAGTCGCCTTGAATTTGCCCGACTGGTGCAGGGCCGCGTCCCAATTCAGGAGCTGTTCCAGGTCCAGCGGCTCGGTGTACATAGCGGCTTTGTTGGTTTTGATGAGGGCATTGCAGCCTTCCGACGCGGCCGAGCCCAGGTTGCCGGGCACGGCCAGCACGTCCCGGTCGTAGCTTAGGGCCAGCTCGGCGGTGATGAGGGCGCCGCCCTTGCTGGCCGCTTCCACCACCACGGTGCCGTCGCTCAGCCCGGCAATGATGCGGTTGCGGGCCGGAAAGTTGTAGCGGTCGGGCGGTGTGCCAAACGGAAACTCGGTGAGTAGGCCGCCCTGCTCGCGCATTTTGTCGGCCGTTTTTTGGTGGGTGTGCGGGTAGATACGGTCCAGGCCGGTGGCCATCACACCCACGGTTTCGAGGCCTTCCTGCAGGGCCGCGCGGTGGGCAATGATGTCGATGCCGTAGGCCAGGCCGCTCACCACCAGCGGCCGGTGCGGCACCAGCCCGGCCACGATGCGCTCGGTTTGCTCGCGGCCGTAGTCGGTGTTTTTGCGGGTGCCCACCAGGGCCACGGCTTTGGGGGCGTTCAAATCGGCCGTGCCCTGATAGTAGAGGATGGCCGGCGCGTCCGGAATCAGCTTGAGGCGGCTGGGAAAGCGCTTGCTCGTGTAAAATAAAATGTCGACGCCGTCTTTTTCGGCCTTTTTCAAGTCGGCTTCGGCCTTGCGGAAGGCGACTTCACGCTCCGCGCCCGTGAGGGCTTTTACGGTGGCCTCGCCCACGCCGGGAATGCGGCGCAGCTTGCCAGGCGGCATCATCAATACATTTTTGGCCGAGCCGCCGTAGCTCATCAGCTGCCGCGTGAGCTGGGGCCCGATGCCAGGTAGGAGGGTGAGGGCCAGCTCGTGGAAGAGGGCTTCGTAGTTGGTAGAGGCGGGCATAAAGGACTATTCAGCAGCGTCGGGTTCGGCTTTCCCGGCCGCATCCACTTCCTTCTTCAAGCTCATCAGAAACGCGCGCACCTTTTCCAGGCTCTGCACCACGTCAATCTTCTCTTTGAGTTGCGGGCCCTTCTGCTTGAGCATGTCGCGCGCGCCGGGGATGGTGTAGCCGCGCTCCTTCACCAGGTGGTAAATGGTGCGGAATACTTCAATGTCCTGCGGTGTGTAGAGGCGGTTGCCCTTTTTGCTGCGGCGCGGGCGCAGCTCCTCAAACTCGGTTTCCCAGAAGCGCACCAGCGACTCGGCCACCTTGAATTGGGCGGCTACCTCGCCAATCGTAAAGTACTGTTTCTCGATGCTGCGCTCCTTATACGGCATATGGCTACCTTTGCAAATACTCCGAAAAGTAGCCTAAAATTCGCAGCCATGCGCAGTTGCGGGCTTATTTGGCGGAGATAATCCAACGGTATCTCCTCATTCGCCAACGTTCGGTTGGCGCCCTGCTTCATGTCACTCCCCACCGCGTCCGCTGTTCGCCAGCAGTTTCTTGATTTCTTCGCCAGCAAAGGCCATCACATTGTGCCCTCGGCCCCCATTGTGGTGAAAGACGACCCCACGCTGCTGTTCATCAACAGCGGCATGGCCCCGTTCAAAGACTATTTCCTGGGCAACAAGCCCGCGCCCTACAAGCGCATTGCCGATACCCAGAAGTGCCTGCGCGTGAGCGGCAAGCATAACGACCTGGAGGAAGTAGGCTATGATACCTACCACCACACCATGTTCGAGATGCTGGGCAACTGGAGCTTTGGCGACTACTTCAAGAAGGACGCCATTGCCTGGGCCTGGGAACTGCTGACAGAGGTGTACAAGCTGGAAAAAGACCGGCTTTACGTCACCTATTTCGAGGGCGACGAGAAGGACGGTACCGCCGCCGACTCCGAAACCCAGGACCTGTGGCGCCAATACACCACCGACGACCGGATTTTGCCCGGCAATAAGAAAGACAACTTCTGGGAGATGGGCGATACTGGTCCGTGTGGCCCGTGCACCGAAATACACATCGACCTGCGCTCCGAGGAGGAGCGCGCTGCCAAGCCCGGCCGTGAGCTGGTGAACGCCGACCACCCGCAGGTAGTGGAAATCTGGAACAACGTGTTCATGGAATTCCAGCGCCTAGCGGACAAGTCCCTCATCAAGCTGCCCGAGCAGAGCGTGGACACCGGCATGGGCTTCGAGCGCCTGATGATGGCCGTGTCGGGCGTGAAGTCGAACTACGACACCGACGTGTTTCAGCCGCTCATCCGCTTCATTGCCCAGGAGGTGGGCCTGGAGTACCACGGCACCGCGCCCGCTAGCGTGAACGACCAGCCGGCCACCGAGAACGAGAAGACGGACATCGCCATCCGCGTCATCGCCGACCACATCCGCACCATCGCCTTCACCATCGCCGACGGCCAGCTGCCCAGCAACGTGAAGGCCGGCTACGTCATCCGCCGCATCCTGCGCCGGGCCGTGCGCTACGCGTTTTCGAGCCTGAACCAGAAGCAGCCTTTCCTCTACAAGCTGGTGCCCGTGCTGGCAGACCAGATGGCCGGCATTTTCCCTGAGCTGAAAGCCCAGGTGCCCTTCGTGCAGCGCGTGATTGAGGAAGAGGAAATTGCCTTTCTGAAAACGCTGGAAACCGGCCTGCGCCGCCT
This DNA window, taken from Hymenobacter sp. 5317J-9, encodes the following:
- a CDS encoding MerR family transcriptional regulator, which encodes MPYKERSIEKQYFTIGEVAAQFKVAESLVRFWETEFEELRPRRSKKGNRLYTPQDIEVFRTIYHLVKERGYTIPGARDMLKQKGPQLKEKIDVVQSLEKVRAFLMSLKKEVDAAGKAEPDAAE
- the dprA gene encoding DNA-processing protein DprA, whose translation is MPASTNYEALFHELALTLLPGIGPQLTRQLMSYGGSAKNVLMMPPGKLRRIPGVGEATVKALTGAEREVAFRKAEADLKKAEKDGVDILFYTSKRFPSRLKLIPDAPAILYYQGTADLNAPKAVALVGTRKNTDYGREQTERIVAGLVPHRPLVVSGLAYGIDIIAHRAALQEGLETVGVMATGLDRIYPHTHQKTADKMREQGGLLTEFPFGTPPDRYNFPARNRIIAGLSDGTVVVEAASKGGALITAELALSYDRDVLAVPGNLGSAASEGCNALIKTNKAAMYTEPLDLEQLLNWDAALHQSGKFKATPSYSADDFTAEEFAVITVLAAAPGRELHMDDIAWQAQLAIYAVASLLLGLEFRGVVRAMPGKKFALV